The sequence CCTCCGCCGCACCCTACACCTCTCACCGCCTCTTCGACAGAGAACTCCAAGCCTTTCTAGCCTTCCTCATGTTCTCAGCTATAAAGGTTTGACCTTTTTGTTTCCTCTCTTCGCATTTTgatcgaattaaaaaaaaaaagtatcgtACTTGATTTCGATTGTGGTTGGTAGATGGTTAGGGAGGAGACGTGGGAGGCTTTCGTTGCTGATAGCTTTCTCTACGCTAAGGTATGTGATTACGATCTTTGTGATTACGATCTTTGTGAGACTTTTTCTGATACAGAGTGTGTCTTTGTGGATGCAACAGATCTTTCTTATTGGGGTTTCGTTGGTTATGGATTATCGAGTTGCGATCTGGTTCTGTGTCATTTTCTCAGGTGGGGGCTTTGTTGATTCAcagttaataaatattaaaaagaaaagctttttttgagttttatgatattcacaacaaagtttttaTTTGAATGTCTTGTTTTTGCAGTTGTGTATCTTTTAGCTCAACAGCCAGCGTTTAGTAAGTTAGGTAAGTGAAGGTTCTAAGCCTTTTGCTTTCTGTGAAGTGGAATCAGAAGTTGCATTGCTTATAGGATTGTTTGATTGTTTGCAGGAACTGCGAAGAAGCTGACACCTATGCAGTTGGAGGATTTGTTATCAGATGGGACCACAACTAAGTACTGGTTGGTACGTGGCTAATGGCTTTATCTTCTTCTACTAGATAATGTTGTTGCTCTTTCCTAATTAATGAAGTTGTGATTGTAGATGATACGTTTGAAAAACCACTGATTAGTTTTTAGGTAACTTAAATAATGTTCCTTCCATAGAGCTTGCAGATAGCTTCCATTATAGCATGGTGTCTATGAAGCTAGATATAATACATATAACGTTCCTTTATTGTTATGCATTTaagttttgcttttttttttctttcttctgtaATGGTCAATCAATAAAGACACAAAATACTGATCTGCAAACATCTCTATCAGTTAAACCACGAAGATAGAAGTTTTGAGCTTCTTACACATTTTAATAACAACCCTGTTTAATACTATAGGTTTAAAAGAATTCAATTTATTTCAATATTAATTGTATCAATTGATGTGGGTAAAATGGGTGAACAACCTAAAAAGTTACATTGAAAACACatctatctttgtgaaacaaataaaaatcttgGTGGAACGGAGAGAGTATACGATACTTTTGTGATGATGAACCTTTTCACACCTTTTGCAGGTAGAATTCTATGCATGTAGTTCATCCAAGTGTGTTCGTTCAAGCCGGTGCTTTCCCGAGCTCTCCATCACGTAAGCTTTGTGTTAGAAAAGAACATCACCCCATTTCACTGTTCTTTTCTTAAGAGACACTGACACACTAGTTCAATTCTTCAGGTACTCGaatagtcttttgtcttttgGAACCATAGACCTTGGACTTTTCCCTAATGCTGCATCAAAGTTCGGAATATCTCTTGCCGGTAATAGTCCTTCACAAACTCGAAAACACAGTGATTCTCTGTTGTGTAAAGGAACTGATGTGTTTGTGTAATATAAATATAGGTGGTATGTCTCAGCTACCCACATACATATTATATGAAAAGGGTGTAGAAGTTCATCGGTTCCCAGACTTTTATGTTGACGCTGCACCGTCTTTACCCGTAACCAAGGTTACATTCTTCTTTACATACGTAGATTTCAAATGGTTGCATTACTTCTCTTATGGCCCTTAAAAGAGATGGTGTCATTGTTGATGCTGCAGAAACTTCTATGTCAACATTTTGAGCTCGATAGGCTTCTGCTTGACTACATCAACGGATCATAGCCAGAAAATACGACGATATGTAGATGGCTTCTCGTGAGAAGAGCAGTATGAACACATGAGCCCGCCATGGGGACTATagggctgttcgtttggttgccgcaggtaccggcggcagcggcagcgtcaacatTCTGCGTCAACTCTTGTTCGTTTCGTTGACGCAGGAACCGACGGCAGCGGCAGCGTCCGAACGCTGCGTCCTGCGGCTGACGCCGATAAAACCTGCGGTCGCGATATGATAtgcggcagcggcagcgtcagcgtcagcgaaacgaacaacaactgtcctcattgacgctgccgccgccgctgacgctgccgctgccgctgccgccgaaacctgcggcaaccaaacgaacagggctTATGAGAGGCAAACATTTTGGTCTCGcgcattcttttttatttatcttttttataaTGGGCATTTTTAGTGAGGCTGGCCTGAGGAAACGATAGATACTGTTTGTGTGTTATAGAGAGATAAGAAGATTATGCTAAAATTCTTGAATTTGATTGATGCTAATGAAAACTTCTGAGTTTTTAGTACCTTTCGTTTTCAGTAAGCTTTTTTATTCTTTGCTTGTTGTGCTTATCAAACAAAAACCATCTTCTATCtttgtataaaaaaatcaaatatataaaaaaaaatcaaatatattatattggAGTGAAATGCAATGGTCTCTATGATAAAAAGGGTCAACAAATGAAATAAAAGGCAAGTCTTGAAAACGTAGGAGTTGGTGATAGCGAAAAAAGTCACATATTTGGTTGGAGTCAAGAGGATTCGTCATGTTCTAGAAAATGAGCTTTTATGGACTATAGACGCGTCTTTGGCACATATTAGTTtactttgttttgtataaaCACAAGAAAATAGGTTTGGACCGAACAAacacaaagagagaaaataagaaatatactgGTCAAACTGAAAAGTCAGATAAAAGGCGAGCGGCTACGTTTTTGTAACTTTTGATGATGGGAAACCACATTGCTTTCGTACAtgtcaaatgatttttttttttttttgtaaatgacaACATGTCAAATGAAATTGTTCACAAAGAAAGAATAATATGATCCCAATCAATGAAGATGGTCCGGCTGCCAAATTTGATCCTTTAACAACTCTATGCAGACTCTATGCAATTattatcatttgttttaaaCATCACATTGTatccaataaaataaaagggAAAAATACCATCTATTTAACACGATTTAAAATTGTACAATAGCACCAAGTTTACAAAAGCCTCATATTCTATCATTGTGTTTTGCCACTTTTGTTCTTCCCATTATAAGATAGATCCCTATCGAGGACCATTCGTCTGAACTATTTACAGACACATAATAATGCATATTATCTAATGGACACTACTTTTATCTTATTTCctcaatctatattattatttcttttttttgaaaaagaaaattccACATCTTACAAAGTTTAGTCACATAAGTAGAacataaatgaattgaactatATGTAATCTGTATACTCTATTTCACTAGACATACCATAAATGCACAAACCCATTTGCAGTTATCATTAGTCTAAATTGAATTGATATTAGTGCAgttgtttaaataaataaacgagATCAAAATATTACTACAACAAgagtaataacaaaaaaaaaagaggtaatggaagaggaggaggggAGGGACCTACACGAAGGAGGATGCTCCGTCCACGTTCTTCTCATTTTGACTTTCTTAACGACTTTTCATATTTGTAATTAGAAAATGGTCATTTTCCTCATCGGGCCTATATAAATCCACCACCTTCCTCTTCTAAGTTTCATCATTCATTACAAAATATCATTCAATCAATATATTCATCACTTTCCTCCGTAAAGCTTGCAAATTCGATATGGGAAGTACTCCAGCTGAAGTACCATGCGACGTTGTTTCCGACAACAGATCCGGCCTAGGAGGTGGCATCTCCGACGTGTACGGTGAGGATCTAGCCACCTTGGATCAGCTCGTCACTCCTTGGGTTTCCTCCGTCGCCAGGTTAATGACTCATCATTCAACGACCTTATAAATCTTattaagaaatatattttttgttgatcaaaaaaaaaaagaaaggaaacttAATTGTGGAAATGAACCTCTGTTACAGTGGATACTCGTTGATGCGTGACCCGAGATACAACAAGGGACTTGCTTTCACTGATAAAGAGAGAGATGCTCATTACTTAACTGGTCTTCTTCCCCCTGTTGTCTTAAGCCAGGAAGTTCAGGTGACTTTCGTgttatttatatacaaagaagcaatgttctaaaaatctatGGGTTATAGCTGAAACAATTATTCTTAAAATCCTATTTATGCAATTCAAATCGGTTTAAACTATTCTAAATCAGTTAAGATTAGCCTAATCGATCTAAATTGATCATAATATGTTAATCAAACAATAATATTAGTACAAATCTATAAATTTGTcgaatttatttttgtatatctaatttttgtaattcatcaaaataattttataattagacacaaaaataaatatttttatttgttaaggcCCAAACCTGGCCTAAATCTCGATTAATCCATCTAGTAGATAGTCATCTATAAAGTTCCTAGCCATTTTTGAACATTGCAAAAAATGAACTCACCTGTGATTTTGGGTTTGTTTGTGTGTTAACttgtggttttgttttgttttgattaggaGAGGAAGCTGATGCATAATCTGCGCCAGTACACTGTTCCTCTACAGCGTTACATGGCCCTCATGGATCTTCAGGTGATTTGATTGTTCCCTCATGTTTAGCAGTAGAGACTTAACATGTGTCCATAAGATTTGTAGCTAATTTATCTGAATCTTTCAGGAAAGGAACGAGAGGTTGTTCTACAAGCTTTTGATTGATAACGTCGAGGAGTTGCTTCCAGTTGTGTACACACCAACAGTTGGTGAGGCTTGCCAGAAGTATGGTAGCATTTTCAGGAAGCCACAGGGTCTCTACATCAGCTTGAAAGAGAAGTATGTTATCATTAATCACTCTCTCTATTAACCAGATCACTTCCATTTTGTTTTCATAGAGATACTAAACTGAATGTATGTTCTGTAGGGGAAGGATTCTTGAAGTGTTGAAGAACTGGCCTCAGAGAGGGATCCAAGTTATCGTTGTTACTGATGGTGAGCGCATTCTCGGTCTGGGAGATCTTGGTTGCCAGGGAATGGGAATTCCAGTGGGGAAGCTTTCTCTTTACACTGCTTTGGGAGGAATCCGTCCATCAGCTGTAAGCACTTAAACAACAAGCTGCAATAGTATTATTGGTCCTAATTGATTTGATTATTCTAGTAAATGTGTGATCTATAACGCAAAACCTGGGTTTTAAATGCAGTGTCTTCCAATCACCATTGATGTGGGTACAAACAACGAGAAGTTGCTGAATGATGAGTTCTACATTGGCCTTAAACAGAGAAGAGCAACTGGCCAGGAATATGCAGAGTTTCTACATGAGTTCATGTGTGCTGTGAAACAGAACTATGGAGAGAAAGTGTTGGTACAGGTGAGCCATAGGATCACTTCTGCTAAGAAACTatctctctgtttcaaaatgatatatatgttttagaaaaatatattgtttcaaaaaatatatttttaaaatttcaatacattttttattacatatatattttttgttagagTTGTTGATGTTCTGTTTATAACACAATACATATTCTTCATTTTTCAGTTTGAAGATTTTGCGAATCACAATGCATTTGACCTTCTGTCTAAGTACAGCACGAGTCATCTTGTCTTCAACGACGATATCCAGGTAAGAttgatctctttctttacatttTGGGTTCAAGTGTCAGAGAGCTAATTCTATTTATCGTTTTTTATTAATTGGCAGGGTACTGCATCAGTGGTGCTTGCTGGGCTTATTGCTGCTCAGAAAGTGCTTGGTAAAAGCCTTGCTGACCATACCTTCTTGTTCTTGGGTGCCGGAGAGGCTGGAACCGGTATCGCTGAGCTAATTGCTCTTAAGATCTCTAAAGAGGTAAGTAGATATTGTGAAGTTTCTTTCATTTGCTCTGTGATTGATCaaatcctctttttttttttggtagactGGAGCTCCCATTGATGAGACACGTAAGAAGATTTGGCTCGTGGACTCCAAGGGACTGATCGTTAGTTCGCGCAAAGAATCGCTTCAGCACTTCAAGCAGCCGTGGGCGCATGAGCATGAACCTGTCAAGAACCTCATTGGTGCTGTGAATGTAAGCAATGAACTAATCTTTAACTCTCTTGATGTTAggctttttgttttattaaatctTTGTTGAATCTTTTGTCAAAACAGGCAATCAAGCCAACCGTTCTCATTGGAACCTCTGGTGTGGGTCAAACTTTCACACAGGAAGTTGTTGAAGCCATGGCTACCAACAACGAGGTTTCTTTCTTGTTCTTACTCTTTTCTCTCACTCATAAAAAGGTATTAATGCCATTGTTCTAATGCTGGTGTTGGCTTTTTATAGACACCGTTGATTCTTGCTCTCTCAAACCCTACTTCTCAAGCTGAGTGTACCGCAGAACAGGCTTACACATGGACCAAGGTATATTCATTCTTCTCTCATATATCTGAAATTGATTCATGTCCTGATTATAACAAAATGTAGTTTGCATTGAACCGTCTCTCATGTTTCTGATCATAATTTATGCTTAAAAAATAGGGTCGTGCAATCTTTGGAAGTGGAAGCCCGTTTGATCCTGTTGAGTATGATGGCAAAACTTACTTCCCTGGCCAGGTTTGTGCTATATCCATATTGTTTTctccaattttcaaaaaaaaatcgcTAGGCGGTGATTAAATCCTTTATAGGGGATAGAtcgattttgaaaaaaaatgttttgtttagATCCGATTTGCCGCTTAAAccgatttttaaaacattatttttcgCTGATCAAATTTCTGTGAGAACCTGAATGTCTCAACTCTACTTCACTTCACAGGCAAACAACTGTTACATATTCCCTGGTCTGGGTCTTGGTTTGATCATGTCCGGCGCCATTCGTGTCCGTGATGACATGCTCCTTGCTGCCTGTAAGTATACATCACTTCCTTTAACATTTTCTGTGCACTATACCATAGAAGTAAATCTCAATAAAACTCGTTCTAACTGGTCTCTATCACTTCTGTCGAATTAACAGCTGAAGCATTGGCCGCTCAAGTCACAGAAGAGAATTTCGCCAACGGTTTGATCTACCCGCCATTCTCAAACATCAGAGAGATCTCTGCTAACATTGCAGCCAGTGTTGCCGCCAAAACCTATGAGCTTGGTTAGTTCTCTATTCATTTCCCTCCGTTACTTTAGCAAAGAAACTGGGGGCTgatgatatatttttctttttttgtggtGTATAGGATTGGCATCGAACCTGCCACGTCCAAAAGATCTGGTGAAGTTTGCAGAGAGCTGCATGTACAGCCCTGTCTACAGAAACTACCGTTAAAAGAAGTTTTGTCAAAGAAACCTCAAGATTCTTATTGTATTCACAACATTTATTAGTTCCTGAGAGATTTGCTTAACTCTTATTgctgtttgttttgttttctacttCTTCTACATTATGATATGTTTCGAGTACTACTCAACTCCTTTTGTCCTTGCTTCTTGTGTGatcaataataatttaaaattttccaataataataattgtcTCAAAAGCTACATTTTCACAACTCACACAACCaaactttgtattaatgttgtCTTGGATTCTTTTGTAAGTTATGGCTGAGGAGTCCTCAGCTCAAACCTTTAAACCTTTCTTTGTAAAAAAATGTACCAACTATAAAGAATGATCTTCACCAAACAATCATccactggaaaaaaaaaaacaaaacaagtctGGCCCAAAACTAGCAGCACTAATATGGGGGGGCTTTTAACCATACCCGCCCATACGCACGAGTTTCGGATATTTC is a genomic window of Brassica napus cultivar Da-Ae chromosome A2, Da-Ae, whole genome shotgun sequence containing:
- the LOC106383602 gene encoding thioredoxin-related transmembrane protein 2 homolog, whose protein sequence is MEKKREGGGGGAVERTSQIVSDPYYFLHFMAFFSYLPIRASAAPYTSHRLFDRELQAFLAFLMFSAIKMVREETWEAFVADSFLYAKIFLIGVSLVMDYRVAIWFCVIFSVVYLLAQQPAFSKLGTAKKLTPMQLEDLLSDGTTTKYWLVEFYACSSSKCVRSSRCFPELSITYSNSLLSFGTIDLGLFPNAASKFGISLAGGMSQLPTYILYEKGVEVHRFPDFYVDAAPSLPVTKKLLCQHFELDRLLLDYINGS
- the LOC106383609 gene encoding NADP-dependent malic enzyme 2, whose product is MGSTPAEVPCDVVSDNRSGLGGGISDVYGEDLATLDQLVTPWVSSVASGYSLMRDPRYNKGLAFTDKERDAHYLTGLLPPVVLSQEVQERKLMHNLRQYTVPLQRYMALMDLQERNERLFYKLLIDNVEELLPVVYTPTVGEACQKYGSIFRKPQGLYISLKEKGRILEVLKNWPQRGIQVIVVTDGERILGLGDLGCQGMGIPVGKLSLYTALGGIRPSACLPITIDVGTNNEKLLNDEFYIGLKQRRATGQEYAEFLHEFMCAVKQNYGEKVLVQFEDFANHNAFDLLSKYSTSHLVFNDDIQGTASVVLAGLIAAQKVLGKSLADHTFLFLGAGEAGTGIAELIALKISKETGAPIDETRKKIWLVDSKGLIVSSRKESLQHFKQPWAHEHEPVKNLIGAVNAIKPTVLIGTSGVGQTFTQEVVEAMATNNETPLILALSNPTSQAECTAEQAYTWTKGRAIFGSGSPFDPVEYDGKTYFPGQANNCYIFPGLGLGLIMSGAIRVRDDMLLAASEALAAQVTEENFANGLIYPPFSNIREISANIAASVAAKTYELGLASNLPRPKDLVKFAESCMYSPVYRNYR